A genome region from Heyndrickxia acidicola includes the following:
- a CDS encoding MaoC family dehydratase yields MKLDEFTIGQVFQTKSLKLTKEDIMRFAGEFDPQYMHLDEEKAKQGRFDGIIASGIHTLAISFKLWVEEGFYGEDVIAGTRMNNIKFIKPVYPEDELHIIVEVIDKKATKDETGILTVSLSTFNDRDEKVFEGDLSVLIKR; encoded by the coding sequence ATGAAGTTAGATGAGTTTACAATTGGACAGGTGTTTCAAACTAAATCATTAAAATTAACAAAAGAAGATATTATGAGGTTTGCAGGTGAATTTGACCCTCAATATATGCATTTGGATGAGGAAAAAGCAAAGCAGGGAAGGTTTGATGGAATTATTGCTTCTGGTATACATACGTTAGCCATTTCTTTTAAGCTTTGGGTTGAAGAAGGTTTCTACGGTGAGGATGTCATTGCAGGAACACGGATGAATAATATTAAATTTATTAAGCCTGTGTATCCTGAAGATGAATTGCATATCATTGTTGAAGTTATTGATAAGAAAGCAACTAAAGATGAAACAGGTATCCTTACTGTATCTTTATCTACCTTTAATGATAGAGACGAAAAAGTTTTTGAGGGCGACTTGTCCGTATTGATAAAGAGATGA